One region of Mangifera indica cultivar Alphonso chromosome 3, CATAS_Mindica_2.1, whole genome shotgun sequence genomic DNA includes:
- the LOC123212027 gene encoding uncharacterized protein LOC123212027 isoform X2, whose amino-acid sequence MVSTRRSGSLSGNNSKRSSSSEDKPPSPKRQKVENGGAAEKPMPVTDNSKEMCIPPPADPGECATGDAPISGEGLNGGKTEAAPAVPVATPIAEGSTPVVMEKPRNSFSSWSLYHKHNPSFDAAMPWCRLLSQSGQNANVSICLPNFSIGSSRNCNFPLKDQVISAVLCKIKHIQSEGSNVAMLESTGSKGSVQVNGSIVKKTTSRVLKSGDEIIFGSLGNHAYIFQHLLPEVAIKGTEVQSSAGKFLQLERRTGDASAVAGASILASLSSLRQDLSRWKSPAPTTSKGTELPTPVDPDGTEVDLDHLEENSAVNVENDKAADVGAAGKNISLEGNKDAGIEAGNVKLSGVLDERNEWRRDSQRASTVGMSLRCAVFREDIHAGILDGANLQESFESFPYYLSENTKNVLIAASYIHLKHKEHVKYTSDLTTVNPRILLSGPAGSEIYQEMLAKALAQYFGAKLLIFDSHSLLGGLSSKEAELLKDGSHAEKSCSCHKQGPVSIDLAKNVSSSVSESDVPSSSNQPTAHGPESQPKMETEIVPSSAGTSKSHMFKLGDRVRYIGSASSGIYPASPPARGPPYGCRGKVALLFEENPLSKIGVKFDKPVLDGVDLGGLCEGGQGFFCNITDLRLENTGVEDLDKLLINTLFEVVDSESRSSPFILFMKDAEKSVAGNSDAYSTFKSRLERLPDRVVAIGSHTHTDNRKEKSHPGGLLFTKFGSNQTALLDLAFPDSFGRLHERGKEVPKATKLLTKLFPNKVTIHMPQDEALLVSWKHQLDRDAETLKMKGNLNHLRSVLSRSGVECEGLETLCIKDQSLTNESAEKVVGWALSHHLMQNPEADPDARLVLSCESIQYGIGILQAIQNESKSLKKSLKDVVTENEFEKRLLSDVIPPSDIGVTFDDIGALENVKDTLKELVMLPLQRPELFCKGQLTKPCKGILLFGPPGTGKTMLAKAVATEAGANFINISMSSITSKWFGEGEKYVKAVFSLASKIAPSVIFVDEVDSMLGRRENPGEHEAMRKMKNEFMVNWDGLRTKDTERVLVLAATNRPFDLDEAVIRRLPRRLMVNLPDAPNRAKILKVILAKEDLSPDVDFDAVASMTDGYSGSDLKNLCVTAAHCPIKEILEKEKRERAAALAEGKPAPALSGSDDIRPLNMNDFKYAHERVCASVSSESVNMTELLQWNELYGEGGSRRKKPLSYFM is encoded by the exons ATGGTGTCAACGAGACGAAGTGGATCTCTCTCTGGTAACAATAGTAAGAGATCTTCGTCTTCTGAGGATAAGCCCCCTTCTCCGAAGCGTCAGAAG GTCGAGAATGGGGGAGCGGCGGAGAAACCGATGCCGGTGACGGATAATTCCAAGGAAATGTGCATTCCGCCGCCGGCGGATCCCGGAGAATGCGCGACTGGAGATGCTCCGATCTCCGGAGAGGGTTTAAATGGCGGGAAGACGGAGGCCGCACCAGCTGTGCCCGTGGCGACACCGATCGCTGAAG GGTCGACGCCTGTTGTTATGGAGAAGCCGAGGAATTCATTCTCTTCTTGGAGTTTATATCATAAACATAATCCAAGTTTTGACGCTGCAATGCCTTGGTGCAGGCTTTTGTCTCAGTCTGGTCAG AATGCAAATGTATCTATTTGCTTGCCAAACTTCTCTATTGGATCAAGTAGAAACTGCAATTTTCCTTTAAAGGACCAGGTCATTAGTGCAGTTCTATGCAAGATAAAGCATATACAG AGCGAAGGCAGTAATGTGGCCATGCTAGAAAGCACTGGAAGCAAGGGTTCAGTGCAAGTAAATGGGTCAATTGTGAAGAAGACCACAAGTCGTGTGCTTAAGTCGGGTGATGAGATCATCTTTGGTTCGCTGGGGAACCATGCTTAT ATATTTCAACACCTCTTGCCTGAAGTTGCAATTAAAGGTACAGAGGTTCAAAGTAGTGCTGGAAAGTTTTTGCAGCTTGAGAGGAGAACGGGGGATGCTTCTGCTGTGGCTGGGGCTTCCATTTTGGCCTCTCTTTCCAGCCTGAGGCAGGATCTATCACGTTGGAAATCTCCAGCTCCTACCACCAGTAAAGGGACTGAGTTGCCTACTCCTGTCGATCCTGATGGTACAGAGGTTGATCTTGATCATCTGGAAGAAAATTCAGCTGTAAATGTAGAGAATGATAAAGCTGCAGATGTTGGAGCAGCTGGCAAGAATATTTCTCTTGAAGGCAACAAGGATGCTGGAATAGAGGCAGGCAATGTAAAACTCTCTGGG GTATTGGACGAAAGAAACGAGTGGAGAAGGGATTCACAGCGAGCATCAACGGTGGGTATGTCTCTTAGGTGTGCAGTCTTCAGAGAGGATATTCATGCTGGAATTCTTGATGGTGCAAACTTACAAGAGTCATTCGAAAGTTTTCCATATTATCTAAG TGAGAATACAAAAAATGTGCTGATTGCAGCTTCATATATTCACTTGAAGCACAAAGAACATGTAAAGTATACTTCAGATTTAACTACTGTGAACCCACGGATCTTGCTTTCTGGTCCTGCAG GGTCTGAAATCTATCAGGAGATGTTGGCAAAGGCACTTGCACAATATTTTGGGGCTAAATTGCTAATATTTGATAGTCATTCACTTTTGGGT GGTTTATCTTCTAAGGAAGCTGAGCTGCTGAAGGATGGATCACATGCTGAAAAATCCTGTAGCTGCCATAAACAAGGTCCTGTATCCATTGATTTGGCTAAGAATGTGAGCTCATCTGTTAGTGAATCTGATGTACCTAGCTCTTCAAATCAACCTACTGCACATGGTCCAGAATCTCAACCAAAGATGGAGACTGAAATTGTACCTTCTTCTGCTGGGACATCTAAGAGTCACATGTTCAAATTAG GTGACAGGGTAAGATACATCGGTTCAGCTTCTAGTGGCATATATCCAGCATCACCTCCTGCAAG GGGCCCACCTTATGGCTGCCGGGGAAAGGTTGCATTGCTATTTGAAGAAAATCCTTTGTCAAAGATTGGTGTAAAGTTTGATAAACCAGTACTTGATGGTGTTGACCTTGGTGGTTTATGTGAAGGAGGTCAAGGATTCTTCTGCAATA TCACTGATCTTCGTTTGGAGAACACTGGTGTGGAAGACTTGGATAAGTTACTCATTAACACACTGTTTGAG GTGGTAGACAGTGAAAGCCGAAGTTCTCCATTCATATTGTTTATGAAAGATGCTGAGAAGTCTGTTGCAGGAAATTCAGATGCATATTCCACATTTAAAAGCAGACTGGAAAGGCTTCCTGATAGAGTGGTTGCAATTGGTTCACACACTCATACTGACAATCGGAAGGAGAAG TCACATCCCGGTGGCCTGCTTTTCACAAAATTTGGCAGCAATCAAACTGCTCTGCTCGACTTGGCTTTTCCC gATAGCTTTGGACGACTGCATGAGAGAGGGAAGGAAGTCCCAAAGGCAACAAAACTTCTAACCAAGCTTTTCCCTAATAAAGTAACCATTCACATGCCACAG GATGAGGCACTTCTAGTGTCTTGGAAGCATCAGTTGGATCGCGATGCTGAAACACTAAAAATGAAGGGAAACCTCAATCATCTACGCTCT GTTCTTAGTCGGAGTGGGGTGGAATGTGAAGGACTTGAGACCTTGTGCATCAAGGACCAATCACTCACAAATGAAA GTGCAGAAAAGGTGGTTGGATGGGCTTTAAGCCACCATCTAATGCAAAATCCAGAAGCAGATCCTGATGCAAGACTTGTGTTATCATGTGAGAG CATCCAGTATGGGATTGGAATCCTACAGGCTATCCAGAATGAATCTAAGAGCTTGAAGAAGTCACTTAAG GATGTTGTAACAGAAAATGAATTTGAGAAAAGACTTTTATCTGATGTGATTCCACCAAGTGATATTGGAGTTACATTTGATGATATTGGAGCTCTTGAGAATGTCAAAGATACATTGAAGGAGTTGGTGATGCTTCCTTTGCAAAGGCCGGAATTATTCTGCAAGGGTCAATTGACTAAG CCTTGTAAGGGCATACTTCTGTTTGGACCTCCTGGGACTGGGAAGACCATGCTTGCAAAGGCAGTTGCAACTGAAGCTGGTGCAAACTTCATCAACATTTCAATGTCAAGCATCACATCTAag TGGTTTGGTGAAGGTGAGAAGTATGTCAAAGCAGTTTTCTCCCTAGCTAGTAAAATTGCTCCTAGTGTCATATTTGTTGATGAG GTTGACAGCATGTTGGGCCGGAGGGAAAATCCAGGAGAGCATGAGGCCATGCGGAAgatgaaaaatgaatttatgGTGAACTGGGATGGCTTACGGACAAAAGATACAGAAAGAGTTCTGGTGCTTGCAGCCACAAATAGGCCTTTTGACCTTGATGAGGCTGTCATTAGAAGGCTTCCACGCAG ATTGATGGTAAATTTACCAGATGCTCCAAACAGAGCAAAgatattaaaagttatactAGCAAAAGAGGATTTGTCTCctgatgttgattttgatgcAGTTGCAAGCATGACAGACGGATATTCTGGAAGTGACCTTAAG AATCTCTGTGTAACTGCTGCTCACTGCCCAATAAAAGAGATATTGGAGAAGGAAAAAAGg GAACGTGCTGCTGCATTAGCAGAAGGTAAACCTGCTCCAGCTTTGAGTGGGAGTGATGATATACGGCCTCTAAACATGAACGACTTCAAATACGCTCATGAGCGG GTATGTGCAAGTGTTTCATCAGAGTCAGTAAACATGACAGAGCTTTTACAATGGAATGAACTGTATGGGGAAGGGGgttcaagaagaaagaagcctCTAAGCTATTTCATGTGA
- the LOC123212027 gene encoding uncharacterized protein LOC123212027 isoform X1, translating into MVSTRRSGSLSGNNSKRSSSSEDKPPSPKRQKVENGGAAEKPMPVTDNSKEMCIPPPADPGECATGDAPISGEGLNGGKTEAAPAVPVATPIAEGSTPVVMEKPRNSFSSWSLYHKHNPSFDAAMPWCRLLSQSGQNANVSICLPNFSIGSSRNCNFPLKDQVISAVLCKIKHIQSEGSNVAMLESTGSKGSVQVNGSIVKKTTSRVLKSGDEIIFGSLGNHAYIFQHLLPEVAIKGTEVQSSAGKFLQLERRTGDASAVAGASILASLSSLRQDLSRWKSPAPTTSKGTELPTPVDPDGTEVDLDHLEENSAVNVENDKAADVGAAGKNISLEGNKDAGIEAGNVKLSGVNDLLRPFLRMFAPSTSCNLKLSKSICKQVLDERNEWRRDSQRASTVGMSLRCAVFREDIHAGILDGANLQESFESFPYYLSENTKNVLIAASYIHLKHKEHVKYTSDLTTVNPRILLSGPAGSEIYQEMLAKALAQYFGAKLLIFDSHSLLGGLSSKEAELLKDGSHAEKSCSCHKQGPVSIDLAKNVSSSVSESDVPSSSNQPTAHGPESQPKMETEIVPSSAGTSKSHMFKLGDRVRYIGSASSGIYPASPPARGPPYGCRGKVALLFEENPLSKIGVKFDKPVLDGVDLGGLCEGGQGFFCNITDLRLENTGVEDLDKLLINTLFEVVDSESRSSPFILFMKDAEKSVAGNSDAYSTFKSRLERLPDRVVAIGSHTHTDNRKEKSHPGGLLFTKFGSNQTALLDLAFPDSFGRLHERGKEVPKATKLLTKLFPNKVTIHMPQDEALLVSWKHQLDRDAETLKMKGNLNHLRSVLSRSGVECEGLETLCIKDQSLTNESAEKVVGWALSHHLMQNPEADPDARLVLSCESIQYGIGILQAIQNESKSLKKSLKDVVTENEFEKRLLSDVIPPSDIGVTFDDIGALENVKDTLKELVMLPLQRPELFCKGQLTKPCKGILLFGPPGTGKTMLAKAVATEAGANFINISMSSITSKWFGEGEKYVKAVFSLASKIAPSVIFVDEVDSMLGRRENPGEHEAMRKMKNEFMVNWDGLRTKDTERVLVLAATNRPFDLDEAVIRRLPRRLMVNLPDAPNRAKILKVILAKEDLSPDVDFDAVASMTDGYSGSDLKNLCVTAAHCPIKEILEKEKRERAAALAEGKPAPALSGSDDIRPLNMNDFKYAHERVCASVSSESVNMTELLQWNELYGEGGSRRKKPLSYFM; encoded by the exons ATGGTGTCAACGAGACGAAGTGGATCTCTCTCTGGTAACAATAGTAAGAGATCTTCGTCTTCTGAGGATAAGCCCCCTTCTCCGAAGCGTCAGAAG GTCGAGAATGGGGGAGCGGCGGAGAAACCGATGCCGGTGACGGATAATTCCAAGGAAATGTGCATTCCGCCGCCGGCGGATCCCGGAGAATGCGCGACTGGAGATGCTCCGATCTCCGGAGAGGGTTTAAATGGCGGGAAGACGGAGGCCGCACCAGCTGTGCCCGTGGCGACACCGATCGCTGAAG GGTCGACGCCTGTTGTTATGGAGAAGCCGAGGAATTCATTCTCTTCTTGGAGTTTATATCATAAACATAATCCAAGTTTTGACGCTGCAATGCCTTGGTGCAGGCTTTTGTCTCAGTCTGGTCAG AATGCAAATGTATCTATTTGCTTGCCAAACTTCTCTATTGGATCAAGTAGAAACTGCAATTTTCCTTTAAAGGACCAGGTCATTAGTGCAGTTCTATGCAAGATAAAGCATATACAG AGCGAAGGCAGTAATGTGGCCATGCTAGAAAGCACTGGAAGCAAGGGTTCAGTGCAAGTAAATGGGTCAATTGTGAAGAAGACCACAAGTCGTGTGCTTAAGTCGGGTGATGAGATCATCTTTGGTTCGCTGGGGAACCATGCTTAT ATATTTCAACACCTCTTGCCTGAAGTTGCAATTAAAGGTACAGAGGTTCAAAGTAGTGCTGGAAAGTTTTTGCAGCTTGAGAGGAGAACGGGGGATGCTTCTGCTGTGGCTGGGGCTTCCATTTTGGCCTCTCTTTCCAGCCTGAGGCAGGATCTATCACGTTGGAAATCTCCAGCTCCTACCACCAGTAAAGGGACTGAGTTGCCTACTCCTGTCGATCCTGATGGTACAGAGGTTGATCTTGATCATCTGGAAGAAAATTCAGCTGTAAATGTAGAGAATGATAAAGCTGCAGATGTTGGAGCAGCTGGCAAGAATATTTCTCTTGAAGGCAACAAGGATGCTGGAATAGAGGCAGGCAATGTAAAACTCTCTGGGGTGAATGATTTGCTAAGGCCTTTCTTGAGGATGTTTGCTCCATCAACTAGTTGTAATCTGAAATTGAGCAAAAGTATCTGTAAACAGGTATTGGACGAAAGAAACGAGTGGAGAAGGGATTCACAGCGAGCATCAACGGTGGGTATGTCTCTTAGGTGTGCAGTCTTCAGAGAGGATATTCATGCTGGAATTCTTGATGGTGCAAACTTACAAGAGTCATTCGAAAGTTTTCCATATTATCTAAG TGAGAATACAAAAAATGTGCTGATTGCAGCTTCATATATTCACTTGAAGCACAAAGAACATGTAAAGTATACTTCAGATTTAACTACTGTGAACCCACGGATCTTGCTTTCTGGTCCTGCAG GGTCTGAAATCTATCAGGAGATGTTGGCAAAGGCACTTGCACAATATTTTGGGGCTAAATTGCTAATATTTGATAGTCATTCACTTTTGGGT GGTTTATCTTCTAAGGAAGCTGAGCTGCTGAAGGATGGATCACATGCTGAAAAATCCTGTAGCTGCCATAAACAAGGTCCTGTATCCATTGATTTGGCTAAGAATGTGAGCTCATCTGTTAGTGAATCTGATGTACCTAGCTCTTCAAATCAACCTACTGCACATGGTCCAGAATCTCAACCAAAGATGGAGACTGAAATTGTACCTTCTTCTGCTGGGACATCTAAGAGTCACATGTTCAAATTAG GTGACAGGGTAAGATACATCGGTTCAGCTTCTAGTGGCATATATCCAGCATCACCTCCTGCAAG GGGCCCACCTTATGGCTGCCGGGGAAAGGTTGCATTGCTATTTGAAGAAAATCCTTTGTCAAAGATTGGTGTAAAGTTTGATAAACCAGTACTTGATGGTGTTGACCTTGGTGGTTTATGTGAAGGAGGTCAAGGATTCTTCTGCAATA TCACTGATCTTCGTTTGGAGAACACTGGTGTGGAAGACTTGGATAAGTTACTCATTAACACACTGTTTGAG GTGGTAGACAGTGAAAGCCGAAGTTCTCCATTCATATTGTTTATGAAAGATGCTGAGAAGTCTGTTGCAGGAAATTCAGATGCATATTCCACATTTAAAAGCAGACTGGAAAGGCTTCCTGATAGAGTGGTTGCAATTGGTTCACACACTCATACTGACAATCGGAAGGAGAAG TCACATCCCGGTGGCCTGCTTTTCACAAAATTTGGCAGCAATCAAACTGCTCTGCTCGACTTGGCTTTTCCC gATAGCTTTGGACGACTGCATGAGAGAGGGAAGGAAGTCCCAAAGGCAACAAAACTTCTAACCAAGCTTTTCCCTAATAAAGTAACCATTCACATGCCACAG GATGAGGCACTTCTAGTGTCTTGGAAGCATCAGTTGGATCGCGATGCTGAAACACTAAAAATGAAGGGAAACCTCAATCATCTACGCTCT GTTCTTAGTCGGAGTGGGGTGGAATGTGAAGGACTTGAGACCTTGTGCATCAAGGACCAATCACTCACAAATGAAA GTGCAGAAAAGGTGGTTGGATGGGCTTTAAGCCACCATCTAATGCAAAATCCAGAAGCAGATCCTGATGCAAGACTTGTGTTATCATGTGAGAG CATCCAGTATGGGATTGGAATCCTACAGGCTATCCAGAATGAATCTAAGAGCTTGAAGAAGTCACTTAAG GATGTTGTAACAGAAAATGAATTTGAGAAAAGACTTTTATCTGATGTGATTCCACCAAGTGATATTGGAGTTACATTTGATGATATTGGAGCTCTTGAGAATGTCAAAGATACATTGAAGGAGTTGGTGATGCTTCCTTTGCAAAGGCCGGAATTATTCTGCAAGGGTCAATTGACTAAG CCTTGTAAGGGCATACTTCTGTTTGGACCTCCTGGGACTGGGAAGACCATGCTTGCAAAGGCAGTTGCAACTGAAGCTGGTGCAAACTTCATCAACATTTCAATGTCAAGCATCACATCTAag TGGTTTGGTGAAGGTGAGAAGTATGTCAAAGCAGTTTTCTCCCTAGCTAGTAAAATTGCTCCTAGTGTCATATTTGTTGATGAG GTTGACAGCATGTTGGGCCGGAGGGAAAATCCAGGAGAGCATGAGGCCATGCGGAAgatgaaaaatgaatttatgGTGAACTGGGATGGCTTACGGACAAAAGATACAGAAAGAGTTCTGGTGCTTGCAGCCACAAATAGGCCTTTTGACCTTGATGAGGCTGTCATTAGAAGGCTTCCACGCAG ATTGATGGTAAATTTACCAGATGCTCCAAACAGAGCAAAgatattaaaagttatactAGCAAAAGAGGATTTGTCTCctgatgttgattttgatgcAGTTGCAAGCATGACAGACGGATATTCTGGAAGTGACCTTAAG AATCTCTGTGTAACTGCTGCTCACTGCCCAATAAAAGAGATATTGGAGAAGGAAAAAAGg GAACGTGCTGCTGCATTAGCAGAAGGTAAACCTGCTCCAGCTTTGAGTGGGAGTGATGATATACGGCCTCTAAACATGAACGACTTCAAATACGCTCATGAGCGG GTATGTGCAAGTGTTTCATCAGAGTCAGTAAACATGACAGAGCTTTTACAATGGAATGAACTGTATGGGGAAGGGGgttcaagaagaaagaagcctCTAAGCTATTTCATGTGA
- the LOC123212027 gene encoding uncharacterized protein LOC123212027 isoform X3 has product MVSTRRSGSLSGNNSKRSSSSEDKPPSPKRQKVENGGAAEKPMPVTDNSKEMCIPPPADPGECATGDAPISGEGLNGGKTEAAPAVPVATPIAEGSTPVVMEKPRNSFSSWSLYHKHNPSFDAAMPWCRLLSQSGQNANVSICLPNFSIGSSRNCNFPLKDQVISAVLCKIKHIQSEGSNVAMLESTGSKGSVQVNGSIVKKTTSRVLKSGDEIIFGSLGNHAYIFQHLLPEVAIKGTEVQSSAGKFLQLERRTGDASAVAGASILASLSSLRQDLSRWKSPAPTTSKGTELPTPVDPDGTEVDLDHLEENSAVNVENDKAADVGAAGKNISLEGNKDAGIEAGNVLDERNEWRRDSQRASTVGMSLRCAVFREDIHAGILDGANLQESFESFPYYLSENTKNVLIAASYIHLKHKEHVKYTSDLTTVNPRILLSGPAGSEIYQEMLAKALAQYFGAKLLIFDSHSLLGGLSSKEAELLKDGSHAEKSCSCHKQGPVSIDLAKNVSSSVSESDVPSSSNQPTAHGPESQPKMETEIVPSSAGTSKSHMFKLGDRVRYIGSASSGIYPASPPARGPPYGCRGKVALLFEENPLSKIGVKFDKPVLDGVDLGGLCEGGQGFFCNITDLRLENTGVEDLDKLLINTLFEVVDSESRSSPFILFMKDAEKSVAGNSDAYSTFKSRLERLPDRVVAIGSHTHTDNRKEKSHPGGLLFTKFGSNQTALLDLAFPDSFGRLHERGKEVPKATKLLTKLFPNKVTIHMPQDEALLVSWKHQLDRDAETLKMKGNLNHLRSVLSRSGVECEGLETLCIKDQSLTNESAEKVVGWALSHHLMQNPEADPDARLVLSCESIQYGIGILQAIQNESKSLKKSLKDVVTENEFEKRLLSDVIPPSDIGVTFDDIGALENVKDTLKELVMLPLQRPELFCKGQLTKPCKGILLFGPPGTGKTMLAKAVATEAGANFINISMSSITSKWFGEGEKYVKAVFSLASKIAPSVIFVDEVDSMLGRRENPGEHEAMRKMKNEFMVNWDGLRTKDTERVLVLAATNRPFDLDEAVIRRLPRRLMVNLPDAPNRAKILKVILAKEDLSPDVDFDAVASMTDGYSGSDLKNLCVTAAHCPIKEILEKEKRERAAALAEGKPAPALSGSDDIRPLNMNDFKYAHERVCASVSSESVNMTELLQWNELYGEGGSRRKKPLSYFM; this is encoded by the exons ATGGTGTCAACGAGACGAAGTGGATCTCTCTCTGGTAACAATAGTAAGAGATCTTCGTCTTCTGAGGATAAGCCCCCTTCTCCGAAGCGTCAGAAG GTCGAGAATGGGGGAGCGGCGGAGAAACCGATGCCGGTGACGGATAATTCCAAGGAAATGTGCATTCCGCCGCCGGCGGATCCCGGAGAATGCGCGACTGGAGATGCTCCGATCTCCGGAGAGGGTTTAAATGGCGGGAAGACGGAGGCCGCACCAGCTGTGCCCGTGGCGACACCGATCGCTGAAG GGTCGACGCCTGTTGTTATGGAGAAGCCGAGGAATTCATTCTCTTCTTGGAGTTTATATCATAAACATAATCCAAGTTTTGACGCTGCAATGCCTTGGTGCAGGCTTTTGTCTCAGTCTGGTCAG AATGCAAATGTATCTATTTGCTTGCCAAACTTCTCTATTGGATCAAGTAGAAACTGCAATTTTCCTTTAAAGGACCAGGTCATTAGTGCAGTTCTATGCAAGATAAAGCATATACAG AGCGAAGGCAGTAATGTGGCCATGCTAGAAAGCACTGGAAGCAAGGGTTCAGTGCAAGTAAATGGGTCAATTGTGAAGAAGACCACAAGTCGTGTGCTTAAGTCGGGTGATGAGATCATCTTTGGTTCGCTGGGGAACCATGCTTAT ATATTTCAACACCTCTTGCCTGAAGTTGCAATTAAAGGTACAGAGGTTCAAAGTAGTGCTGGAAAGTTTTTGCAGCTTGAGAGGAGAACGGGGGATGCTTCTGCTGTGGCTGGGGCTTCCATTTTGGCCTCTCTTTCCAGCCTGAGGCAGGATCTATCACGTTGGAAATCTCCAGCTCCTACCACCAGTAAAGGGACTGAGTTGCCTACTCCTGTCGATCCTGATGGTACAGAGGTTGATCTTGATCATCTGGAAGAAAATTCAGCTGTAAATGTAGAGAATGATAAAGCTGCAGATGTTGGAGCAGCTGGCAAGAATATTTCTCTTGAAGGCAACAAGGATGCTGGAATAGAGGCAGGCAAT GTATTGGACGAAAGAAACGAGTGGAGAAGGGATTCACAGCGAGCATCAACGGTGGGTATGTCTCTTAGGTGTGCAGTCTTCAGAGAGGATATTCATGCTGGAATTCTTGATGGTGCAAACTTACAAGAGTCATTCGAAAGTTTTCCATATTATCTAAG TGAGAATACAAAAAATGTGCTGATTGCAGCTTCATATATTCACTTGAAGCACAAAGAACATGTAAAGTATACTTCAGATTTAACTACTGTGAACCCACGGATCTTGCTTTCTGGTCCTGCAG GGTCTGAAATCTATCAGGAGATGTTGGCAAAGGCACTTGCACAATATTTTGGGGCTAAATTGCTAATATTTGATAGTCATTCACTTTTGGGT GGTTTATCTTCTAAGGAAGCTGAGCTGCTGAAGGATGGATCACATGCTGAAAAATCCTGTAGCTGCCATAAACAAGGTCCTGTATCCATTGATTTGGCTAAGAATGTGAGCTCATCTGTTAGTGAATCTGATGTACCTAGCTCTTCAAATCAACCTACTGCACATGGTCCAGAATCTCAACCAAAGATGGAGACTGAAATTGTACCTTCTTCTGCTGGGACATCTAAGAGTCACATGTTCAAATTAG GTGACAGGGTAAGATACATCGGTTCAGCTTCTAGTGGCATATATCCAGCATCACCTCCTGCAAG GGGCCCACCTTATGGCTGCCGGGGAAAGGTTGCATTGCTATTTGAAGAAAATCCTTTGTCAAAGATTGGTGTAAAGTTTGATAAACCAGTACTTGATGGTGTTGACCTTGGTGGTTTATGTGAAGGAGGTCAAGGATTCTTCTGCAATA TCACTGATCTTCGTTTGGAGAACACTGGTGTGGAAGACTTGGATAAGTTACTCATTAACACACTGTTTGAG GTGGTAGACAGTGAAAGCCGAAGTTCTCCATTCATATTGTTTATGAAAGATGCTGAGAAGTCTGTTGCAGGAAATTCAGATGCATATTCCACATTTAAAAGCAGACTGGAAAGGCTTCCTGATAGAGTGGTTGCAATTGGTTCACACACTCATACTGACAATCGGAAGGAGAAG TCACATCCCGGTGGCCTGCTTTTCACAAAATTTGGCAGCAATCAAACTGCTCTGCTCGACTTGGCTTTTCCC gATAGCTTTGGACGACTGCATGAGAGAGGGAAGGAAGTCCCAAAGGCAACAAAACTTCTAACCAAGCTTTTCCCTAATAAAGTAACCATTCACATGCCACAG GATGAGGCACTTCTAGTGTCTTGGAAGCATCAGTTGGATCGCGATGCTGAAACACTAAAAATGAAGGGAAACCTCAATCATCTACGCTCT GTTCTTAGTCGGAGTGGGGTGGAATGTGAAGGACTTGAGACCTTGTGCATCAAGGACCAATCACTCACAAATGAAA GTGCAGAAAAGGTGGTTGGATGGGCTTTAAGCCACCATCTAATGCAAAATCCAGAAGCAGATCCTGATGCAAGACTTGTGTTATCATGTGAGAG CATCCAGTATGGGATTGGAATCCTACAGGCTATCCAGAATGAATCTAAGAGCTTGAAGAAGTCACTTAAG GATGTTGTAACAGAAAATGAATTTGAGAAAAGACTTTTATCTGATGTGATTCCACCAAGTGATATTGGAGTTACATTTGATGATATTGGAGCTCTTGAGAATGTCAAAGATACATTGAAGGAGTTGGTGATGCTTCCTTTGCAAAGGCCGGAATTATTCTGCAAGGGTCAATTGACTAAG CCTTGTAAGGGCATACTTCTGTTTGGACCTCCTGGGACTGGGAAGACCATGCTTGCAAAGGCAGTTGCAACTGAAGCTGGTGCAAACTTCATCAACATTTCAATGTCAAGCATCACATCTAag TGGTTTGGTGAAGGTGAGAAGTATGTCAAAGCAGTTTTCTCCCTAGCTAGTAAAATTGCTCCTAGTGTCATATTTGTTGATGAG GTTGACAGCATGTTGGGCCGGAGGGAAAATCCAGGAGAGCATGAGGCCATGCGGAAgatgaaaaatgaatttatgGTGAACTGGGATGGCTTACGGACAAAAGATACAGAAAGAGTTCTGGTGCTTGCAGCCACAAATAGGCCTTTTGACCTTGATGAGGCTGTCATTAGAAGGCTTCCACGCAG ATTGATGGTAAATTTACCAGATGCTCCAAACAGAGCAAAgatattaaaagttatactAGCAAAAGAGGATTTGTCTCctgatgttgattttgatgcAGTTGCAAGCATGACAGACGGATATTCTGGAAGTGACCTTAAG AATCTCTGTGTAACTGCTGCTCACTGCCCAATAAAAGAGATATTGGAGAAGGAAAAAAGg GAACGTGCTGCTGCATTAGCAGAAGGTAAACCTGCTCCAGCTTTGAGTGGGAGTGATGATATACGGCCTCTAAACATGAACGACTTCAAATACGCTCATGAGCGG GTATGTGCAAGTGTTTCATCAGAGTCAGTAAACATGACAGAGCTTTTACAATGGAATGAACTGTATGGGGAAGGGGgttcaagaagaaagaagcctCTAAGCTATTTCATGTGA